TGACTGTATCCAACAGTGGTGGAGGTGAGGCTCCAGGAACAGTAACGTggtcagtcagtatcagtcaaACACTTTGGTATCTCAACAATCATCGGATGGATTGACATTTAATCTGGTGCCGAAAGTTATGGACCCCAGATGATGAAACATAATAACTTTAGTAACCTCCTGAGCCTTGTTCAACACCTCAGTTAACGACAAGATACTTCTATAATTACTTAAATTAATCTCTGTCCGTGTGAGTTTTACTTTGAGATTAATGGTAATTTAGCATGTTATCATGCTGACGTACTGAATGTGAGTGCGTTATaacatgctaatgctaacattagcatacAAACTGTTTCCAAtcctttggtttatgaccaaatactcccatgagcctcagctgtactttatgtttagtgctaattaacaAAATTTAGATCCGATTAgatttatttcaaacattttacaaaaataataagaaaaacaaaacaagactaaTGAACAGCAAACAAATATAGCAAAttctgaataaataatataagtCCGAAAAAGATTAGGCAgaaataaacacttaaatggTCTCACccctttttatattttaaaggaacagtgtgtaacattagggaggatctattagcagaaatataatataatacaataactatgtttctattttataatcacctgaaactgagaattattgtgttttcgttagcttaaaatgagcccttcatatctacatagggagcgggtcctgactcactggctctagagagagacttttgcgtttttacgttacctgaaggccaccgtagttctccgacacgcttgtgaaactgcggcaaCGTGAGcctcagagtgcaaaaccgtggtaccgccagccgccatctgacttctgttgctcctaaagtagtgttattacgacaaggatgacctctgagcgaggcgaacggcgttaccacggttttgcacctggcggctcacgttaccgcagagtgagcggaggggtactcagtccACTTGATgccgctaaatcctacacactgtaccttctTTAACTAACCTTCTACTGTCTGTAGACTTGTAGTCGTGTCCCTAGTTAAGAGGGCAATTGATTTAAAGTAGCTTTTACACTGTCTAAACTACAGCAATAACAGCAGCATCTCCAGATGACAGCCTGTGTATAATTTGGAAGGAAACAGTGCCAGTACCTCGGCAAAGTGGAGTGACTGCATGTTTTGCAGGCTGCGTTCCAGGACAGCGAGCTGATGGGACATGTGGAGTATTTTGTTTCCTAGTTTCTTGTTTTCCATCTCGAGAAAATCCACCCTTGAGATGGAAACAAACATCTCTTCTTCGTCAATGAACACGCGTTAGATAAATGTGCAGTAATCAGCTAATGCAGTTAAGTGCTGACTGTGTAAGTTAAGTACCTGCATTTGGACAGAGAGGCTGTTAGATGACTGTCTTTCTTGCTGTGCTCCTCCTCATTTAGCTGCTGTAGTAGCCTTCTCCTCTCAACAAGTAGTTTCTCATTTTCCTCAGTAATGCTTATGGTGAGCTCTTTTTCCtgcaaatgaaaaacaatttcaATTCCTTCAATTCATCACCCAATTTCATATAATCAACTTTATGCGTCAATACAGGAATTTCACTATGAATCAGCGTTTCCTGAGGACTTTCAGCATTACCACTGATTCAAAAGCACCATCAGAAACATATTACTGAAACCCAGCATCCCCACCTCAAGCATGGATTGATTGAAGTAGGATCAAGCTGCAGATTTACCTTTGCTACTGAATGGGAACACAAGGACAGCTCTCGCTctagatgttttattttctcGTCGCGCCATGTCGTTTCATCGTCACATCTCTGTTTGGCTCGACACAGTTTCACCTTGTGCTTTTCTTTCATTTCGTGGTATTTACTGTAAGGAGATGGACCAAAATGACACATTACTTGTTAATATGGCTGCAACCATAGAAACAGAATTAATTCATAATAATTGTATTTCTATCttctaacgattattttcattgacgaTTAATCTGTTccttattttcttgattaatcgattagttgtctggtctataaaatgttaaaaaatgttgatcagtgtttcccaaagcccaagatgacgtcctcaaatgtcttgttttgtccacaactcaaagatattcagtttactgtcatagaggagtaaagaaaccagaaaatattcaaatttaagaagctggaatcagagaatttagacttttatttCTTGAAAAATTAttgaatcgattatcaaaatagttggcttAATAGTTCAcagctaatcaattaatcgttgcaccTCTActtgttattatattaaatgttgATTTAGCTGTGGCAAAAGAAAGCCATAcaacatatattattattatattgtgcTATGAAGGGACATTGTCATATGTTACCATCAATGTCAAAGTTTTCAATGTCCTCTACAGGAGGAAGGAAAGTCTTTGGTGTTTGTTCACACATACATATCTTATTGGCTAAAATCACCAATCACCTAAAATCCAAAATCACAGTCTCATCGAGCCTTATACTGGGCTTTGTAGTTTGTCAGGGTTGAATTTTTTCAGCTGACGGCAATATTGTTACCTCCGCTCTTTGTCGAGGCATTTAAGGGTTTCACAGATCTCCTTCTTGAGTGTCTCGCACTCATCTTGGGTGGCCAACAGAGTCTTCACTGCTTCTGCATAATCAGGACACCCCTGCGGTTCAAAAGTACAGACATCAGCTGAGACGATAATTACAGGTTACAGTGAGTACATGTAGTACATTATGCAACTCAAGCTGGCACATTCACTTTAATTGATTTGAACATAgctttgtctgagtttaacacaTGGGTGGCAATATGTTTTTGCCCTTTAGTGCTGGTCGACAGTCCTACAATGAATTACCAATTCTCTAGTATATTCAAATAGATAAGAAATTACCTTACGCAGAGTGTTTTCCTTGTTCTGCAGCAGCTGTAGTTGTGTCTGTAGCTCTTTATCAGCTTTCAGCTGACAGTGAGTGTTTTCACAATGTTGCTCTTTTTGGTTCCACagccttcaaacacacacagaaaccttCACTAACCTACGTGTTACTACGATGCTGAGAGgtggcatgcacacacagtagCTGCTGGATGGTGTATAGGGAGGTAAAATGTCCTACTTTTGATCCTGAAGATTGTTTTCTTTGGTGCAGATGGTAGATAGAAGATTATCCAGGTCATTATGGGAAGTATCCAGCTGCTGCTTTAGGGAATGTATCTGAAAGGATAAGAGAAAGTTTTGACATTGCGTTTTAGGAAACCACTGTAGTCCATTTCTCTTAAAAAATAATCAGTGaatgaatttgtttttaaaggtgctctacacgatatccagaacattaatatagcagcaaacaactatttgctgtgtAGAGCAAAACTGTTAGCTCTGTAAGCAccgttgccgttgttttcactgtcagCACCGTTAGCTCCTAGCTGCCAGCTCAGCCGTcacatgttgagagccgtgcgtaggcaatagaaatgctcacaatctcgcatttagcacctttaatgtaatTATCAATAATCTTTTAATAATTCCAGTCACTCACTTCTGACTCCGTCTCCAAAAGACATCTCGACTGAGCGCTGAGCTTATTTTGTAACTCTCTGCAGATCTCATTGCTCTGAATCAATTCAGTTGCCTGGGACTGCAAACACAACAAGATCAACATTCAGACATGTATCAACCGAAAATGTATAGAGTCAAGTTTGTTGATACTGATGTGTTTGACTACTGTGTTTACAAGAATAAGACCGAGTCATGCACATGAAGGTTTACCAAAAACTGTATTGAACCAAATTGCCGTTTGATTCAGCTCTGCTCTGTTTGACTTGGTGATAGCGGTTAAAGCTAAATGTAATCTACTCATGTAATGCCCAAGGATATGTACGGTGAGACGTACTTTAGCTAACTCATTAGCCCGGCTGGCCTGAACCTGCACAGTGAggagctgctgttgctgctcctGCAGGGCCGTCTCCAGCCGCTCCACCTCCGTCTGCAGAGACACCACCTGAGAAACATTATGCACGTGGATGTAGTTACCAAATGTCTGTCTCAGCACAAGGTTCACATTCTAGAGGTTTGACTGATGGGAGTACACAGGCACCAAAGCTTCCAACAGGTGATGATGTGCCAATAATCCATATCTTTCAACTTGACTGCACTCAAACTGAAATAATTCAGTTTTCTCAAGATTTGTACACATTTTCATACAAAGTAAAGAACAAATACCTCTACATCTTTTATCACAAAAACTCTGTCACACATCAGCCACACAGTGATTTAGTCTTCAGTCTCATTCTATTCTATATCTTACACTGACATTTCAAGTTATCGATGGCTTAAAGTGATATACAGCGCGGTGCACTGGCAAGTTAAACTGTACAAATTAAAAAGTGTCAGTGGCATAGAGACAATTAGGTAGACATTCAGGACTTACTCCAAGGGATTGGATTTACAACACTTAGAGGATGCTTAATAATCATTAAGAGACATCTGATGGTAGTTTTGTCATACTTAATCAGTTTATTTGTTTGGGAGAGAGCTGAAATGGAGCAGTCGGGGCCaagttgttgtgtgtttgaaagcCATACAGTACAAACAATCCAATGCTGACTTGTATTAGTTTGCAATCTGATGCTATTTGTATGTACTCACTGTTTCCTCCTTTTCCAAAAGGCATCTTTTCTGAGCAGTGAGTTCTTCCTGTAAGTTTCTGCAGGTCTGGTTACTCTGTGACAGCTCTTCTGCTtgagactaaaaaaaaaaaaaaaaaagagaaacaagaaGGTACTTGTTCGCATGTACTGGTTCGCATGCACAAGCATCTATTGGGTGTTCTCATTTTGAATGATTTTGAGGAACAAGAGGTTTTTACTGGTGATTTATTAGAAATTAGACACCAACTGGTCTGTGTGCGGTTCATCGTGTTCTTCATTTAACTGGCATTAAATTACATACAAATAATGGTGATAGTGATAAAGATCTGTAGCTGTTTGACACCGAGTTACATTCGGCTCAGTGTTAAAAGACTGAATGCTTCAGTGTCAGATGTAATTCTCAGAGTGCTGTGTAGAGGGACTTAGGCTGTATTCATACCACATCCGATGGTGCGGCAAAAACGCAATTCCTCcaattcattttgaatggggTTAGTTCATATGGCCTGCGGCTGCGGTGGCCGCAATGGGGggcgaaaaaaaaaagtaaaagtagaaacagaatcaaATTTTGGAAAAACCCAACCTCATGTCATGCTGCGGTGACAAAAGATGTTAGTTATCGCAGTGAAAGGGCCACTGAGTCATTCTCCTACTGCACAACGCTGCACAATTCTGCGGCGAATCACCGCATCGCCTGATGTGGTGAGAATGCAGCCTTACTTTAGCTAAGTCGTTTGTCTGGTTCGCATgaaccagctgctgctgcttctccagACGCTGCACCTCCCTCTGCAGAGACACCAcctgggaaaaaaatataaaaaacacatattaaaaTGTGTCATACACCGCATCTGTGTCTCTGACCATGGTTTATGAGACCACATTCATGAGACATCTAACAGGACAATAAATAGAAAGTATTGTTGCCCTGTAAAACCTGCCTACGTTTATAGCAGCAGATTATTGCTACATTAGATTTCGGCTGAGTGGAAAGATTTTATAGACGAGATACCTTGAATTTATAACTGTTGCTGGATAATGTGCTGTAATGACAGCATAAAAATAAAGAGTCTCTAAATGTTAAATGTGATTTTCATCAGTACTTGACTTTGAACAGACTATACTGTAGCTGTTGAACATCTAAAACAGCTATTTGTTTTCACAGTGAAACAATGAGGCTTACTTCAGCCCGGCTGGCCTGAACCTGCACagtgaggagctgctgctgctcctgcaggGCCGACTCCAGCCGCTCCACCTTCTCCTGCTGAGACACCACCTGAGACcaatacacatacagtacggtAGAGCTGCAACTCATTTTCATTACTCAttcatctgctgattattttctggattaatcAATTACTCATTTGGTCTATGATGTATCAGAAAGTAGTGAAAATGCCCATTACAATTTCCCATAGCCCAAATTGACATATTCAAccatcagtccaaaaccccaaaatattccatattgtttaaaaaaattaaatcaaagaaactaaaaaaagttgaaaagcTGGAAACAGTGAATTTTGGTAATTTTTGCTTGAAAGAaatgaatcaattatcaaaattgttgccaattcattttctgttgatcaattaatcaactagtACATCTACAGTGCCGTAACATGATTACACTAACATGTCATTCTTCTGTATCTACACCAGTGGCACACATTTGTaacatttgagaaaaaaaatactttacaaaaacaataaaaccaaaaaTGCAATTATGTGTCTCAGACCACAGCCGACATTCataatttcattttcaaatattGACTTCCTCAGAAGCTAATCTAGACACTACTTTCCCATCTGCTTGTTGAGCAAACAGGAAAGCCGTGTGGTTAAACCGCAGCATCTGCTGGATggtaccatccatccatctgcaaccgcttatcccgttaggggtcgcgggggggctggagccgatcccagccgacattgggcgaaggcagggtacaccctggacaggtcgccagtccatcgcagggctgacacatagagacagacaaccatccacacctacgggcaatttagagtccacaattaacctaacgtaacctgcatgtctttggactgtgggaggaaaccggagtacccggagaaaacccacgctaacacggggagaacatgcaaactccacacagaagggtcccaagccggattcgaacctgcaaccctctagctgtgaggcgccagtgctaaccactgcaccaccgtgcagcctgcTGGATGGTACCCAATCAGTGAATTGATCTGTATGTCTACACCATACAGTACACACTGAACATACACTGTGCTATACAAACAGCTAAAACACAATGAATTATCTCTAAACAATCGGTCCATTGTTTTGTCATCATGGGTAGTGCGCTAACAAGCGTACGGGACCAAAGAACAAGGGTTTGACTACTTTGACAGTGATATTGCCTGAATTAGACTCATAAACATACAGTAGAAAAGGGCAACAGCACTCAACTATGCTCTTTGTGCAGTAAGTGTGCTTTACAACATGCACATCTCACACACTCTCCTAAAAGTATGATTTACCTCCACTTTTAATATGGGCCCACAATCTGAAATAAGGTAGACTGAAATATCTGCCTTTATCTGCAAAATGAGTGCAAAATTAGGAGTTTGTTCCACCCCTCGTATAATGTGACGTGGTTCCTATCAGAACTATAAATGTAAGTTTATTCTGTTACTGGAGCTCAAAAgtctgctgcaaaaaaaaatgtgaaaatagaaATTCTTGATGCGGTGTTATCTCAGCATAATGTTTACTGATAAAATACCTTATTCCAGCTGGTATCTTACCGTCTGCTGCAGAGAGCCTTTCTCAGCATCCAGGGTGCGTACCCGGCTCCTCAAGGCTCTGATCTCAAGGTCCAGACGATCGTTCAGCTCTTTGGCCTTTCGCAGTTCCACCATTTCTTTTAAAGTAAAGTCAGATAACGCACTCATGAGATTAGAGATAATACATGTTAAAGCATTTCACTGTTATCACGCATTCTTGTCTGTGAAATGCTGGTCGATTGTGAGTATTCTAACATGTTGCATACTAAAAATACAAACTgataatttaagttattttttatttatttttttagtgctTTTTTATatgattaaacaaaaaaatgtaaatgtttttgtgCAGATCAGATCTAGGGCAGCGAGGTGGCTCAGTCAGGTGGGCGTTTGTTTTCGTGTGCAGTTTGCATATTCACCCACTGTTGGTGTGGGTTTCCTTGTGGAGCTGGGTGCACAAGCTTCATTTCCGCTCCCACGGGTataaacaaaactacttacatACCACATACATCAAATACCAGTTTACGTGTGGAAAAAGGTGTACGCAATGGGTTTTTGTGCATACACATCGTTTATACATCTGGCCCCTGCAGGTTACGTGAAATGGAAACTGGAAATTGTCTTAATATGAGTGTGACggtgtttgtttacatgtgtAACAGACTGGTGCCATGTCCGGGGTGTTCTTTGCCTCTCACCCTGTGCATCCTGAAATAACCTCCTGGATAAGCAAGTATACAAAATAGATGAATCGGAGCTGTGTGGGGACTGTAGCACagatcttttcttctttttacacCCAATGTAAGCTCAATAACATACGGCAATTCTTTGGAAACAGCTTAAAGAATACACATGAAATAGAAATCTCACCATATTTCTTCAGTTTTTGTACTTCCTGCCTGAGTTGCTCTACCTCCTGCTGTGCTGCCTGCAGCTCAGGCTCTAAAAAACACAGATGTTTCCTCTTCTGTTTAAAGCAGTGGAAGTTGGTGGTAACTTCAGTTTCAGTTCAGAGTCTGTTTGGATATTGTATGATGGGGAAATAACTTCACAATGCtagtaaatatacaatatttattaaGGATTGTGCTGAAAGTTtgtgatgttttcttttctagCAGAGCTGATTTAATGATAAAAGAAAATAGAGGAAACGCTGAGATAGTGGTGACAGCAGTCTACTTACAAATCTCTTTGAGAATGACACAGTCTGCTTGTAAGTAGCTGattaatacagtatactgtatctCACCATAAGCTCTTTGGGTCAAATGAGCGGACTCCAGCTCATCGGTCAAACGCCGCATCTCGTTGTGGGCCATGGCCAGCCGGCGGGAGCCCTCCTCCAGGTCCCGCTCCAGACGGGAACATTCCCTCTCCACGCTGCTTGCCTGGCCAGCCAAATGCCTGGCCTCAGcctgaagagagagggaaagagcaacTGACCATAGTGCGGCAATCACTTTAATCATGAAGAGAACCGATGAATACAAACAAGAAACGTTCATAAATGCATGCAAGAACAGACAAGAGACCTTGAGAAGTGCATTGGATCAAGATGCATCAGCGGTGTAGCATCTTGAATTTCTTCTGCCATGCAAAGTTCCTTAGCTTGAgctagagcttaataacactgGAACAAAAAACAGAGGTTGCAGTTAATGTGGATGCTGCTGAACAGACGTTTTGAATGGAAAACATGCAGGGAGATCCTCATATTCAAGCGTGCACCTTGGGATGCACAAAATAAAGTCAGCGTGGCTGATTGTCCCTGATTTTACAAAAGACCTGCGTTCAGTTTTTTAGTGTTTTGTTAGTATGGGATGCAGAAACATTACTGTAGATAAAAGGACATACAGGAATAAAAGTATGTTTGCTCTGTGAAGCTTTGTGGAGTCCAAAGAGTCTCTTCCATGGGCTCTGGCCGTGACGTGGCGGTGCCCCCTTGTGGGAAGACTGTGGAATTACATTAGATCACAGAATAATGGAATAAGTCCTTTGCCCACAGAGAAATGTATGTGtgttaaaaatttaaaataatggTCCTCTAACCTGGTGTGCACTGGTGTTCAGCACCTGGGCTTCAGTCCCCAGCGGCCTGGCTGTGTTTCCGTCACCCGTCAGATTGTTCGGATCCTCACTCGTCTCCATTAAGGAGGCTCTCTCTACAAGCAGGTAGGCCACCTGCTCACTGGGGCTGCTGTGGATCAACTCTGTGAGACCCTGCTGGTACAGCATCTTAGCCACCTCGCTGATCTGGGAATCTATCACAACAGAGAATGGTGACATAGTAGGATTTATAATGCTTTAAAATCTCTGGACTAGGGGGTGTCTGAAGCCTCGTCTCAAGaaggtagggctgcacaatcaattgaatattaatcgtggtcacgattttggcttcccaccattaaatgaacatgaccGACTGTGATATTGACGTCTAAAATGttttgctcatagaaaactctgctgcacatcaaatcaagcgcttcctaaactaacagctagcaACCAgtgggcgatccagatgttttggcctCACTTTTGGGCGGCTGTCACACTCTACAGCAGAGCAGAAGAGTGATATACTCTATATTACTGAAAAAAGCACTTAATTCAGGCAAAGaacagtcttattttgatgcaaagatttgttaattagtggaaagtgaaagcagcgctctgttaaTCTAATTTGGGGTAAAACGTTTTGGTACAATATTATTTTGCTTCTAGGAGATACACTGTGAATAAGGACCAGTCTTaatttgatgcaaagatttgtacaattagcaggaatgtagcacagcatggaagtgaaatcactgctctgtttatttaaatgtgatataaataaacaatacaaatatttcgccactaaaatcaatgaataattgtgatctcaatattgtcAAGTTcgttcagtttctgtggttcaatgtcacatgagttgatggaaattcatgctgtctctTTTTTCGTtggtgatatattatagctaaaaaaatctaaaactgaaatgattttatgttaattttaatgttatttttattagtttttacccAAGCAATATTAGTTtgagtttagttttagtttttcttaaaggatatagtttactaaaaatatttgtcactgcttattttcgttttagtttcagttttagtttactataataacctaAACTATTAAAGAGCAGCACACAGTCGCCTCTCTGAGCTTTTCTATGTAACCATCCGGGACACAGTGGATGAGATAGTGCCAACGAGGCTAACTACAACAATGACATTGTCCAATGAGATATGACAGCTAACATGGCTTGtgttactgaaaaaaaaattgtgaattaTACcggaaaaagagaagaaagtcTTCAGTGTAGGAGACAAAAATACCTGCAGTATATTCTCAAAATCTCTACTAATAATCTATTGGATAATAAGACTAAAAGACTTTGTCATAGTGCAGATCCAGAAGTTTGAATGTTGTCACTACTGCTCTTGCTGTTGGATTATTCTTATGTGTAGGTAGGTAGTGTACAGGTAAAACTGTCCAACCTTGAAGGGATATTATGCGTCGCAGCTGGTCCTTAAGCTGATCGTTCTCATCTTGTATCTCCTGAGCCAAAACGTCTTTGTGCTCTGTAAAGACTCGGATCTGCTCCAAGGACTTGCGTAccttacagacagacagacagaaggccAACACAGATTTTCCTCACTCTTGCTCTTCTTGACAATTTCTGATGTCACTGGTAATTCAGCAGTGATAACTTACCTCTGCCATCTCTGCTAAGTGTTGTGAGCGCTGGGTGTCCAGGTCCCACGACACACTGTTCAGACAGCTTCTTGTGCGCTCGAGGGCACTCCATAGTAAACACAGCTGAGCCTCTTTAGGGGCGTCAGGAGTGAGTCCCTCCTCACTGAGCCATAAGGCgatctgctgcagctcctcctagAGATGGTGATATGTGGATATGGTCACAGACAAACCACCTTGTCTCATACTTAGAAAAGGGCTTACCGTGTCCGACTACTTGCATTGTTGGAGGAGAAACTGAATTACATATTTACAATCGGTTTCTAATGTTCCCATTATGTCATTTTACTGTGTGGTTAGGATATCATTATAAATAGATGTATTGTTTTTAATCTTACCCTGCAACTTCAGTTCACTTAGAGAAACTGATGATGCTACAAGATTAAAATACATGGGCTAAACAAAGTTGTAGGCAgagaatgaaattagcacctgccaaatagaagagtaaatgttggctgtggcaggtaaagaTTTCAGGTCACATGCCACCATGGCAGAAATGTTTTCCTTATATTtggaaatattatttttcaaaagcaattcctaaatttaaaatagtcagggattaaggctacatgatatattccatatttcCGCTGTCTgataccactgactcagtgtttagaAATCTAAAtcgttctacatagatttcagaagGCAGACAGAATAGAAAAACtgagtggccggtagaaatgttaAGTGACCTGCCGCAaaggcaggtgaggaaaaaacgTAATTCAAGACCCTGGTTTTAGGATAATATTAGAtaatcattagggctgtcaatcgattaaaatatttaatggtgattaattgcatgattgtccatgattaatcgcaaattaattttttatctgttcaaaatgtaccttaaagggagatttgtcaagtatttaatactcttatcaacatgggagtggacaaatacgcttgctttatgaaaatgtatgtatatatctattattggaaatccgttaagaacacaaaacaatgacaaatattgtccagaaaccctcacaggtactgcatttagcataaaaaatatgtacgctcaagcccaacaggcaacaacagctgtcagtgtgtcagtgtgctgacttgactatgacttgcccccaaactgcatgtgattatcataaagtgggcatgtctgtaaaggggagactcgtgggtacccatagaacccatttacattcacatatctggaggtcagaggtcaagggatccctttgaaaatggccatgaccgtttttcctcaccaaaatttaaagtttggagtgttattcaaactcctttgcgacaagctagtatgacctggttggtaccaatgaattcattaggttttctagtttcatatgaggccAGGATCTTcgctccagctttaaaactgagcccgctacaactttgacagccctagttattatcaaccttgtgtttttttcctgagaGTGATGCTTACATGTTACATCTCAAGATGACGAGAGGCTTGtcaaaataatcttttttttttatcaatgaaaGCTCTCCAGCTCTGAACTAGAGTGAGATAACTGATAACACTTCTCTTGGCTGTGGCTGAAGTTGTTTGCACATTCTGGGGAACAGCTGTTTGTTTCTGTGGAGACAGCTGGCATTGCCAATGTGTCTCTTccttgtgtgtctgtggtggGAATAACTGTGTTAACGTTAACCCCTTAAAGCTGAAGcgggcgagattggagcaaatatgattaaaaaaagttattcttataaaacggtagctatatcatgacagtagtacctgaaacaggtaacctgaaaaaaatcatgtgcctctgtgtcctccggtgcttctaacggcatctgcaagatttcacagaccgggggaaaacaagcagtcgGAGCTGatttgaggtctgctgtccatctgctgtctatgagagcctgctgtcactcactcacgaactctgaccaaacggttaaactaggcagcgctgatcaaacatgaatcaatattatgttacgttaatgcctatttctctcctcagatgttttcagaatcatcttgtagtgcacggtttagctataaaattagaaagttcATGACGCTGAAA
This portion of the Sebastes fasciatus isolate fSebFas1 chromosome 1, fSebFas1.pri, whole genome shotgun sequence genome encodes:
- the LOC141772867 gene encoding coiled-coil domain-containing protein 30 isoform X3, giving the protein MDQPEEELQQIALWLSEEGLTPDAPKEAQLCLLWSALERTRSCLNSVSWDLDTQRSQHLAEMAEVRKSLEQIRVFTEHKDVLAQEIQDENDQLKDQLRRIISLQDSQISEVAKMLYQQGLTELIHSSPSEQVAYLLVERASLMETSEDPNNLTGDGNTARPLGTEAQVLNTSAHQSSHKGAPPRHGQSPWKRLFGLHKASQSKHTFIPAEARHLAGQASSVERECSRLERDLEEGSRRLAMAHNEMRRLTDELESAHLTQRAYEPELQAAQQEVEQLRQEVQKLKKYEMVELRKAKELNDRLDLEIRALRSRVRTLDAEKGSLQQTVVSLQREVQRLEKQQQLVHANQTNDLAKSQAEELSQSNQTCRNLQEELTAQKRCLLEKEETVVSLQTEVERLETALQEQQQQLLTVQVQASRANELAKSQATELIQSNEICRELQNKLSAQSRCLLETESEIHSLKQQLDTSHNDLDNLLSTICTKENNLQDQKLWNQKEQHCENTHCQLKADKELQTQLQLLQNKENTLRKGCPDYAEAVKTLLATQDECETLKKEICETLKCLDKERSKYHEMKEKHKVKLCRAKQRCDDETTWRDEKIKHLERELSLCSHSVAKEKELTISITEENEKLLVERRRLLQQLNEEEHSKKDSHLTASLSKCRVDFLEMENKKLGNKILHMSHQLAVLERSLQNMQSLHFAEELKKTSNIMQVYKSLPVQTSSVTKPELCEIRGLLDDPQSKQTDVASSPRCFISGPPSRSAEMGYLNLTSAQGRPDPSAPPAAISSSDSLCS